A region of the Littorina saxatilis isolate snail1 linkage group LG12, US_GU_Lsax_2.0, whole genome shotgun sequence genome:
GACTACCTCAGCTGGAGACAGGCAGACTgtaaggctgtgtgtgtgtgtgtgtgtgtgtgcaacaaaAAGAGGAGCATACCTTCTCCATTCGTTCTTTCATGGCAGTATAGTGGTGACAAATGCAGAATAACAGCACATTTAATACAGTGTCCTAAATTGATTTTCTGAGGTGTATGCATATAAGTAAGCACGTGTAGTACATTTGTTTGGCCTATAAACTTGCTACTTTGTGGACAGTTTGTGCATAAGCTGAAGTTcttgtacaccaaatatgaggttattagatcttcttcttctttgttcatgggcttagactcccacgttcactcatgtttttagcacgagtggattgttacgtgtatgacggtttttagcccgccattcaggcagcatacgccgattttggggaaggcatgctgggtattttcgtgtttttataacccaccgaactctgacatggattacaggatcttttccatgcgcacttggtcttgtgcttgcgtgtacgcacgaagggggttaagtcactagcaggtctgcacataagttgacctgggagatcggataaatctccactcttaacccaccaggcgtcagcgaccgggattcgaactcacgacctcctgattaggaggccgacgtcttaccaccacgccactgcgcccgtcattatTAGGTCAAAAGATGGAGAAACTATAAACATTTTTATGGGCTgcattttggggggtcaccctgtattctACATGTAGCACGGTATTGTGTTGCAGGTCACATTAACAACCTGTACAACACCTGTTTCTGGAAGCTGGTACAGGAGAGGGGACACACGCCGGCACAGGCACAGGAAAGGCTCAAGGTCAGGGGTTACCTTTCAGCTGACAAACTAGAGTCAAACATACAACACCATGTTGAGAAAAAGGGTTAGCTTTAATCACTGAGGCGTTTAACAGACAGTGCAAATAACAACATAGCATAGGACATTGGCAAGAGACTGTTCTTTAGACAGACAGTGCAAATAACAACATAGCATAGGACATTGGCAAGAGACTGTTCTGTAGTTTGTCCTGATGTCTTGATGATATCTTCATCTTTTACCAGGACTTGAATCAAATTTGATTTATAAGTGATTTTTTCGCTTCAGcgttattgttttttttcccaGTTGTTTAGAAATGGATTTTGATGGCTATGTTTTTCCGTTTCTTGTGGGCTGTTCTGGTACAAAGGTTcattttcttttgatttttaTTTGACAATTTTAAGCTTTTTTATCAAACTTTTCCCAGTATTTTAAAGGTGCACACATTGGTTGTAGGCAATGTTTTGTTGACAGGGCACTTTATCCAGTGACAAGAATGAGCTCCTGTATTCTGACTTCAAAATCAACTACAACAACCTACCTGAGCTGTTCCGGAAAGGAACCATCCTTATACGATGCAAGGTAATGAAAAGATGTTACATGTACTTTTCTTTAGAGACTTGTACAAAGTACTGTGACTTTTATATCTTGTGTGTTGAAATATGCAAGACCGTAGGTGAGTGAATGCTTGCTGCAGGCTCTTCACACGGTCTGATGCATCTCTTCATCTTTCTTTTCTAGTCCAGCATGCATGGCTTGTACGTGACATGGCAGTCATTTTTCAACGGCTTTCTCCAATCTTTAAGGGGTTGGACCTAGCACCCACACTTTCCGTACAAAGAATACACCTCGATTGCCACGGGAATGTTTGTGCATTATGAtacagtttttgtttgttgcttgtCTTTAGGAGGTTCAATCGGCCTGAAGAGTAAATGCAATAATTGTCGGTTATTGGATGATATGAAACATCAGCAGTTGACATAAATTAAGAATCCCTATTATGGTTTTCTTATTATGGCAAAGGTGAGTCTTGAAACGTTTGCTTTTTGTGTTGTGAGGAGGGAGGGTGGTACGTGTGGCGCAGGTGAGTCGTTtaaacgttttgtttttttgcgttttATTAGGAGGGAGTGTCTGGAGACACGAAACCAACGACAGACGGCCGTCAGATGACGCTGGTGGGAAACCACGTGCACACCAAGGCGCGACCCTCCACCGTGGTGCTGCACACCGACCTCATCGGCAAGCAGTTCTGGGAGGACAATCTTGACATACTGGGGCCCAGACCCAAGTGATTTATAGTCTCAACATCTGTATGTTTGGGGGAACTGCGTGTGTGCTGAGTTTGGGATCGGGAATGTACATTGTGTTTAACGTTTGTGTGGAGTGAAAGAATGAATTGTATGCAAtgtgagtgaaagagagaaaggagcTTTGTGTATGTGGCAGGAAGGCGTGATTACTACTGTGAGAATGTGTACgtggtagagagagaaagatcgaCATATTCTGAGGGTGATCTGGTCCATGAAAAAGGGCTCTTGCCTTTTTCTGATAGGCTTACTTGATCTGATTCCATGTAAATGCCTTTTTTTCTGGACTGGGTGATGTAATTTGAAATGTACAGAATAGTAATATGGTAGAGGTCAGCTATGCaagaagtttttttttagtgCAGGGCTTCCTACTCATGAGAGTGCTTTATCtcttgaaaaaaaatgcagtaaAATAATGAAGGAAACCACTTGACCAAGCACAGGAATGAAAAATTAGCCTTTCTTGGACTCTGCATGAAATCTTCTCACTGGAACCATGCACTGTAGCACGTTGATCTGGAAGCTTGAAAAGGTTTAAAGTACCACTACATTTTGatataaacaaaaaattattgtTTTGTGATTCTGTTTTTGTGATTCTGGTTCAAATTACAGAACTTGAAATTAGTCTTCTGATTGTGAATAAAGAATTACAAGAAAAAAGGACAGTGACTCTTTTAACTCTtgttcttttcatatttttgttgGAATGATTTAGCACTATTctgctgttcacacacacacacacacacacacacacacagtctcagTGCTCTGGGAACTTTATTCTCAACGCAGTGACTCAAGGACTGACTTGGTGGTAGTCACAGTATCACCGCAATGCCAACCTGGAATCATCAACTCCCCAAACGACCAAACTGATTATGAATAACATGATTATGGCATGAAAACAAACTGGTAGTCTTCTCATCAAGTCTTGCAATATGCGTAAACTGTAGTAAGCATAATGAATGTGACCAAAACATGCTAATGACGTCGTGTGGTACAATGAATTGTACGAATGGGTCACACTGCTCAATGTCaccgtggagtcggtgttacaTGTAGAAACAAGTACACACAGTGTTTTACCCATCAAACCCATAGCAAGAAGTAAAGGTATGCATTTCTGATGCATATGAAATGTATTGAGAATCTACAACAAAAGTTATGTTTaacagaagaagcagaagtcaaAGTAGCAGTGTATTATGGTCATTTAATTAGCACTGGCACGTATGACCTTAAAACAGGCCAGAGATAAGCCATAAACCAACATTTTATCTGTTGTCATCAACACGCAGCTATGCTGtaaaagtacatgtatgcatgtattAAAACCTTCTGATTTTGAACTCCATACCCTTTTGAGTCCTTGCGTTTTTCACATTCTCACCTACCTGTACATTTAACTTCAGTTTTTTGTTACTCTCTTCTTTTCAAAACTTGTTTTTTCTTAGTTCTCTGAGGGTTTTTATCAGCCCCCCCAAAAACACAAAGGCAACATTTCAAGATGAGAAGCAAATATAAACCCTGAGCACCAACTGTGGACCTTGACCTTTCCAGCCAGACAATGACCTTTCCAGCCAGACCATGACCTTTCCAGCCAGACAATGACCTTTACAGGCTGACCATGACCTTTACAGCCAGACAATGACCTTTACAGCCAGACCATGAACTTTACAGCCAGACAATGCCATTTACAGCCACACAGGCCTCTCCCATGTGACTGTTACAATATGTTACACTGCAATACAGTATCTTCCTTATGTATTACCTGCATTTGAAtcaatctttctttatttggtgtttaacgtcgttttcaaccacgaaggttatatcgcgacggggaaagagggggggggggggggggggggggggggagatgggatagagccacttgttaattgtttcttgttcacaaaagcacaaataaaaaaattgctccaggggcttgcaacgtagtacaatatatgaccttgctgggagaatgcaagtttccagtacaaaggacttaacacttcttacatactgcttgactaaaatcattacaaacattgactatattctatacaagaaacacttaacaagggtaaaaggagaaacagaatcggttagtcgcctcttacgacaagctggggagcatcgggtaaattcttccccctaacccgcggggggtttgaaTCAATCAGTCATGTTAACATTATCACTCTCTGGATAACAGAGATGTGAATTAAACAGTATCAGCATAATAATACCATTTGACGTTGCTAGGTACACGGTAATATAAGTCTGAATAATAAATCATGGCTTATCATACACACATAAAGATGTTGATCATAAGTTTTACACTAGTTTCATTCTTACCAAAGctagcaaacacacaaaaaacacacttaACTTTGAACCTAACATTTtaaaacaatacatttgttttCAACTTATAAGTCTAACAGCATTGCACAAAATGTCTTCTTCACTTGATTAAAATGAGGACCACCCTGAGGGTTCTCCGCACAAAGTATTTCTACACTTTCCCATCTGTCTCATTTAGACCATAGTCATGACATCAACAGCTTTAAATATGTGgagtctgtttctttttttcttctcaaagaTATATATTCCAATAATCAAACAATAAAGAGATACGCCTTTTGACTGAACGTAAATGAAGCACTAAACTTCTGACATAATTATGTTAGCACCCCCCTTCCAAACCCTACTCATTTTGTTGAAAGTGAACTATGGTGGGTTAGCTAAGAGTGTACAGTGCTGAAAAAGCACGAGCTAAACAGGACGCTCTACTGCATGTACACCTGAAGCCTGGTGAGAGAACGAAGCAATGTACACAAGAGACGCAGTGGTTGGAGTCAAGTTGGAGTATTGGATATCACAGCTGATCAATGCAAAGGAACGCGGTTGTTTCACACAGAACTTGCACCCTTTTCCAAAACGCAGACCGAGGTGGatgagaaagttaccaaccgggtggtagtcagccgcggtgttggattgattgaaattgagatttggtGTGATTTTCACGAATCAGACCGCACGGTTTGTTATCCCCCGTTTGGGTTTCACCCACTTTGGCTTTGTGTACCTCTGCCCTGTACAATCCCACCTTGTACACTACATCACTTGTTACTGCAGCACCTTGTACACTACATCACTTGTTACTGCAGCACCTTGTACACTACATCACTTGTTACTGCAGCACCTTGTACACTACATCACTTGTTACTGCAGCACCTTGTACACTACATCACTTGTTACTGCAGCACCTGTGTTCCCTCCTACCTCACTATAAGAACAGCCACATTCACACTCTGACACAAACTGGAGCAGCTATCACCCACTGGAGCGGCTATCACCCACTGGAGCGGCTATCGCTCACTGTCAAGCAGACAATAACACTAGCAAGCTAACTGCTCACCAATTCTACATGTGCAAGTGAGTTAAAACAAAGTGACTAGTACATGTACATCCAAGCTATGTACAACTGACGTTGGAAGATAAATCTCAgtaaacaaagcaaagcaaagcaactGTACACTGATTcaacaaaaaataaactttgTACATCTCTGGAACATTTTTCTTTAAATAAAACAACTCATCTGTACACTTAAAATCTTGTTCAGTACAACAAACAAATGGAGGGAAAGCTCACActctctgtacacacacacacacacacgcacacaccacgtTTGCCACATCCACCAAAAACAATGTCAACAAAAAGAGACGTAGCCACCATTCCTCTGCAACAGATGTCAAACTTTTTAGggagaaaacaagaaatgttaatACATACAAGCTAATTTATGCAACTAGCCCTGGCAGCTCCAAAACAACTTGGTAAGACAGAATGAAATGGATACAATATCAATACATGTTGCATGTGTGTGGCTGTGAATGTGAAAGTTTTCCCTTGCCTCTTGTTCAGCTTATAATGAAGCTGCTTAGATTCCCCAAAGCAGGCTCAtactttttaattgtttttacaAAACATTGTCAAAAACGAAAACACTGTTTGAACAAAGTAGTCACTGAAAGTAAACGTAACAGAAACTAGAAGTCATGAATTTCAATGTGGAATCCAGGTTTTGACAAACTAGTCTTCTGCATGAGCACACACAGAGCGTTAAGCTGGTAGATGTAGATCCTTGCAGGATCAGTTCTTTGAGGAATCAACCAAGCAAAAGTGTGAGTGTGCCAAGCCTGGCCTGACTTGATTATACAATGAGGtatgtgcatacatgtgtaaaGTTAAGTTCAAAAGCTACAATTTTAAAATGTTCTTGTTTGGTGGGTATGTTCTACTTGGTAACAAACGTGTGCGAGTAACACTGTGATATAAAAAGTGAGAAGTGTGAAAACAATCAAAAGAAAAGCAAAGGAGAGGAGTGTCGGGGAAGAGCCACACTAAAAGGGCCAAGCCAGAAGACCACCTGCAGCTGAAGCCAGCTCTGTTGATGCCCACCCTCATCAATATCACTACCGGTCACATCACTTCTCTGGCAAAACCCTGGCTATAACTTGTCTGACAAAATACACATTCTCCTCTGGTGCTGGCATCCATTCGCAAATGTTCACAGTTACAACATCACTAACATCAGCAGTCTGACTCATATAAGCAAAGAATTATGGCGCATAGCAACAGTTTTATTTGATCCACGTGGTTTGTTGTCTGCCCTCTACGCACTGGAAAGGATCCATTCTACACGCTAGCATGGATCCATTCTACAGCTGTAAAGAATCCATTGTACATGCTGGAAAGAATCCATTGTACACGCCAGAAAGAATCCATTCTACACGCTAGAAAGAATCCATTGTACACGCTGGAAAGGATCCATTCTACACGCTGGAAAGGATCCATTCTACACGCTGGAAAGGATCCATTCTACATGCCAGAAAGGACCTATTCTACACACTGGAAAAAATCCATTGTACACGCTGGAAAGAATCTATTCTACACGCTGGAAAGGATCCATTGTACACACTGGAAAGGATCCATTCTACACTCTGGAAAGGGTCCATTCTACACTCTGGAAAGGGTCCATTGTACACTCTGGAAAGAATCCATTCTACACGCTGGAAAGAATCCATTCTACACGCTGGAAAGGATCCATTGTACACACTGGAAAGGATCCATTGTACACACTGGAAAGGATCCATTCTACACGCTGGAAAGGATCCATTGTACACACTGGAAAGGATCCATTGTACACGCTGGAAAGAACCCAGTCTACACGCTGGGAAGAATTCATTCTACACGCTGGAAAGAAACCATTCCATGCACTGGAAAGAATCCATTCTACACGCTGGAAAAGATTCATTCTACAATCAATTCTTATCACTGGAAATAATCCATTCTGAAGCTGGAAATGATCCATTCGACAGCATTGTTTTTCTCTAGGCTGCCATTCAGGGGGAAAACACTACCGTCTCTTTACTGAAGTGTGTAGATATTCGGAAACTCTCACAACACACAATGTCTGCAGCCTGACATGAACGTTGTGTGGTAAGTAGCTCCATGACAGGAAGCAGGTCCAGTTTGGTGTGAAACCTGTATCATCTTTAGAACCACATATCCCAATGTGTACGTTCCCCCTTCCAACAGACATGAAGCCATAATATTTGTTTTAATGATGCGACACAGGGTGTTAGTTGTCCCTGGCTCTGTGTGAAGCCATAATATTAATTTGTTTGAATCAAGCGACACATGGTGTTAGCTGTCCCTGGCTGTGCGTGTCTCCAGACCCTGGCTGTGTGTGAAGCCATAATATTAATTTGTTTGAATCAAGCGACACATGGTGTTAGCTGTCCCTGGCTGTGCGAGTCTCTCAGCCCTGGGGTGTGGTGCCGTTCTCCAGACCCCGCAGCTGTTTGAGGACCGTGTCCACCAGCTTCTTCTTGTCGCGCTCGTTCTTCTTCAGCGACGTGAACaggttgttcttcttcttgtctgcGTTGTTCAGTCTGCACAGACAGGCAAGATGGCTATACAGGGCGGCTTCTCAGGGAAATGTTACTATGTGGTACAAGTCAGAA
Encoded here:
- the LOC138981359 gene encoding probable tRNA(His) guanylyltransferase isoform X2 — encoded protein: MKPNDERGLNLMTRAAQNVMEDFKDIVIAYGQSDEFSFVFHKNTNIYNRRGSKMMTNVVSLFSSSFTMLWPRYFSTQDLQYAPTFDARVVLYPSDQNLKDYLSWRQADCHINNLYNTCFWKLVQERGHTPAQAQERLKGTLSSDKNELLYSDFKINYNNLPELFRKGTILIRCKEGVSGDTKPTTDGRQMTLVGNHVHTKARPSTVVLHTDLIGKQFWEDNLDILGPRPK